One genomic window of Meles meles chromosome 15, mMelMel3.1 paternal haplotype, whole genome shotgun sequence includes the following:
- the FABP1 gene encoding fatty acid-binding protein, liver, protein MSFSGKYQLQSQENFEAFMKAVGLPDELIQKGKDIKGVSEIVQNGKHFKLTITTGPKVIQNEFTLGEECELETMTGEKVKAVVQMEGDNKLVTTFKGIKSVTELNGDVITNTMTLGDIVFKRVSKRI, encoded by the exons ATGAGCTTCTCCGGCAAGTACCAACTGCAGAGCCAGGAAAACTTCGAGGCCTTCATGAAGGCCGTTG GTCTGCCTGACGAACTCATCCAGAAGGGGAAGGACATCAAGGGGGTGTCAGAAATTGTGCAGAATGGAAAGCACTTCAAGCTCACCATCACCACGGGGCCCAAAGTGATCCAAAATGAATTCACCTTGGGGGAAGAGTGTGAGCTGGAGACCATGACTGGGGAGAAGGTCAAG GCGGTGGTCCAGATGGAAGGTGACAATAAACTGGTGACAACTTTCAAAGGCATCAAGTCCGTGACCGAACTCAATGGCGATGTGATCACCAAC acCATGACATTGGGTGACATTGTCTTCAAGAGAGTCAGCAAGAGAATTTAA